A stretch of the Clostridiales bacterium genome encodes the following:
- a CDS encoding class B sortase: protein MPYYPERRPDLVPAQQNPRPAQQRKKLLCLFLAVLACALVVWGAAGLIRYFSDLSASRQTAAELRSIYDQPVPVTEAPAADLTAVPVPPTAVPATEVPADYGLLPAVPYPYNSSLRISDRFTDLRRKGKYITGWLRMDSVDEPVVLKDNSYFLTRDATGKKNVNGAIFMDAGTRLETRPYTVILYGHNMKSGSMFGRLRKYRDGDYLRKNRFITFDTMYEDGRYAVFAAAEINVVPGTSGYFDIWSLDDHTRAGREAAIRKLESRAISGNAVDVQPEDQILLLVTCVEDDDYRLVVAARRLRDGETESTLTYRK from the coding sequence ATGCCTTATTACCCGGAAAGACGGCCGGACCTGGTTCCGGCGCAGCAGAATCCCCGTCCGGCACAGCAGCGGAAAAAGCTCCTGTGCCTGTTCCTGGCTGTCCTTGCCTGCGCCCTGGTCGTCTGGGGTGCCGCGGGGCTCATCCGCTACTTCTCGGATCTTTCCGCTTCCCGGCAGACCGCGGCGGAGCTCCGGAGCATCTATGACCAGCCGGTCCCGGTCACCGAAGCGCCGGCTGCAGATCTGACTGCCGTTCCTGTGCCGCCCACGGCGGTTCCGGCCACCGAAGTTCCTGCGGATTACGGCCTCCTGCCGGCCGTTCCCTATCCGTACAATTCTTCCCTCCGCATTTCAGACCGTTTCACGGACCTGCGGAGGAAGGGCAAATATATCACCGGCTGGCTCCGCATGGACAGCGTGGACGAACCCGTGGTCCTGAAGGACAACAGCTATTTCCTCACCCGGGACGCCACCGGCAAAAAGAACGTCAACGGCGCCATCTTCATGGATGCCGGCACCCGCCTGGAAACCCGTCCCTACACTGTCATCCTGTACGGGCACAACATGAAATCCGGCAGCATGTTCGGCCGCCTCCGCAAATACCGGGACGGGGATTACCTCCGCAAAAACCGGTTCATCACCTTCGACACGATGTATGAGGACGGCCGCTACGCCGTCTTCGCTGCGGCGGAGATCAACGTCGTGCCCGGCACCTCCGGATACTTCGACATCTGGTCCCTGGACGACCACACCCGCGCCGGTCGGGAGGCTGCCATCCGCAAACTGGAATCCCGGGCCATCAGCGGAAATGCCGTCGATGTGCAGCCGGAGGACCAGATCCTCCTCCTCGTCACCTGCGTGGAGGATGACGACTACCGCCTGGTCGTCGCTGCCCGCCGTCTCCGCGACGGAGAAACCGAGTCTACTCTCACCTACCGCAAGTGA
- a CDS encoding chromate transporter: protein MTILTLMFEFFKTGLFSIGGGLATLPFLYEMSTNHPDWFTHSDIADMIAISESTPGPIGINMSTYAGYSVAGIPGGILASLALALPSIIITLIIARFLAKFRQSKIVEGAFYGLRPASIAMISVAFLNVAKVALVRLDALTSGAGLGEFFIWKAIILGAVIFIAQKKLKWHPVIFIALSAVVGIVLKF, encoded by the coding sequence ATGACGATCCTCACGCTGATGTTCGAGTTCTTCAAAACCGGCCTGTTCTCTATCGGCGGCGGCCTGGCCACGCTCCCCTTCCTCTATGAGATGAGCACCAACCACCCCGACTGGTTCACCCACAGCGACATCGCCGACATGATCGCGATCTCGGAGTCCACTCCCGGACCCATCGGCATCAACATGTCCACCTACGCCGGATACAGCGTGGCGGGCATCCCCGGCGGCATCCTGGCCAGCCTCGCCCTGGCGCTTCCGAGCATCATCATCACGCTGATCATCGCCCGGTTCCTGGCGAAGTTCCGCCAGAGCAAAATCGTAGAGGGCGCGTTCTATGGCCTCCGCCCGGCGTCCATCGCCATGATCTCCGTGGCCTTCCTCAACGTCGCGAAAGTCGCCCTGGTCCGCCTGGATGCGCTTACCTCCGGCGCCGGTCTCGGGGAGTTCTTCATCTGGAAGGCAATCATCCTCGGCGCGGTCATCTTCATCGCCCAGAAAAAGCTGAAATGGCACCCGGTGATTTTCATCGCCCTTTCCGCTGTGGTCGGCATCGTCCTGAAATTCTGA
- a CDS encoding chromate transporter — protein MKELLELYWTFVRIGLVTFGGGYAMLPILERELVDKRHWTTMDELRDYFSIGQCTPGIIAMNVSTFIGEKRNGVKGALVASVGFLTGPVILILLIAMFISNFAHLEVVQHAFAGIRVCVCVLILQAVLRLWKSSVVDPVALVIYIIVFALHAFSGVLPVKIPAAVLVILAGVAGVIISDRRNRAARKEGDAK, from the coding sequence ATGAAGGAACTGCTGGAACTGTACTGGACCTTCGTCCGCATCGGCCTGGTCACCTTCGGCGGCGGCTATGCCATGCTGCCGATCCTGGAGCGGGAGCTTGTGGACAAACGGCACTGGACCACCATGGACGAGCTGCGCGATTATTTCTCCATCGGGCAGTGCACTCCCGGCATCATCGCCATGAACGTATCCACCTTTATCGGTGAAAAGAGAAACGGCGTCAAAGGAGCACTCGTCGCCTCGGTCGGTTTCCTCACCGGGCCGGTCATCCTCATCCTGCTCATCGCCATGTTCATCAGCAACTTCGCCCACCTGGAGGTGGTCCAGCACGCATTCGCCGGCATCCGTGTCTGCGTCTGCGTCCTGATCCTGCAGGCGGTGCTCCGCCTGTGGAAATCCTCCGTGGTGGATCCGGTTGCTCTCGTGATCTACATCATCGTGTTCGCGCTGCACGCCTTCTCCGGCGTCCTGCCGGTGAAAATCCCGGCGGCCGTGCTGGTCATCCTGGCCGGTGTCGCCGGCGTCATCATCTCGGACCGGAGAAACCGGGCCGCCCGGAAGGAGGGTGACGCGAAATGA
- a CDS encoding LysR family transcriptional regulator, producing MTIQQLKYAITISEVGSLNRASEVLYVSQPSLSSAVRSLEEDLGITIFSRGGKGVALTNDGAEFIRYARQVVAQYERLLDKYGQGGTLKKKFGISTQHYSFAVKSFVEMVKQFDTQEYEFAIRETTTRDVIEDVSTAKSEIGILYLSDFNRKAIERILRGNQLEFHPLIQCDTYAYLWKGHPLAGEKSIRPEQLAEYPCLTFEQGGSESFYFNEETLANAENLRIIKATDRASMLNLMVGLNGYTVCSGIICEELNGSDYVAVPFRGGEETAGSRMEIGYIIKQNMIMSNMAQLYIEELKRYLGTIPANIGSTVKTEKQG from the coding sequence ATGACGATTCAACAACTGAAATACGCAATCACCATCTCGGAGGTCGGTTCCCTGAACCGGGCCTCCGAGGTGCTCTATGTTTCCCAGCCGTCGCTGAGCAGCGCGGTGCGGAGCCTGGAGGAGGACCTGGGCATCACGATCTTCTCCCGCGGGGGGAAGGGCGTCGCGCTGACGAACGACGGCGCGGAGTTCATCCGCTATGCCCGCCAGGTGGTGGCCCAGTACGAGCGGCTGCTGGACAAGTATGGCCAGGGCGGCACGCTGAAGAAGAAATTCGGCATCTCCACGCAGCACTATTCCTTCGCGGTAAAGAGCTTTGTGGAAATGGTGAAGCAGTTTGACACGCAGGAATACGAGTTCGCGATCCGGGAAACGACGACCCGGGACGTGATTGAGGACGTGAGCACCGCCAAGAGCGAGATCGGCATCCTGTACCTAAGCGATTTCAACCGCAAGGCGATTGAGCGCATCCTGCGCGGGAACCAGCTGGAGTTCCACCCGCTGATCCAGTGCGACACTTACGCCTACCTGTGGAAGGGACACCCGCTGGCCGGGGAGAAATCCATCCGCCCGGAACAGCTGGCGGAATACCCCTGCCTGACCTTTGAACAGGGCGGAAGCGAGTCCTTCTACTTCAATGAGGAAACCCTGGCCAACGCGGAAAACCTGCGGATCATCAAGGCAACGGACCGGGCGTCCATGCTGAACCTGATGGTGGGCCTGAACGGGTACACCGTGTGCTCCGGCATCATCTGCGAGGAGCTGAACGGATCCGACTATGTGGCGGTGCCTTTCCGCGGCGGGGAGGAGACGGCCGGCAGCCGGATGGAGATCGGCTACATCATCAAGCAGAACATGATTATGAGCAACATGGCGCAGCTGTATATCGAGGAGCTGAAACGGTACCTGGGGACCATTCCGGCGAACATCGGAAGCACCGTAAAAACCGAAAAACAAGGTTGA
- the mgtE gene encoding magnesium transporter: MAEHSVTVENTLQTLLADKKYATIRDILVTMNPADIAAVFSGVEQEKLPLLFRLLPKELAAESFVEMESEEQEALIKGISDSELREVMDELYVDDAADIVEEMPANVVQRILAQSDPQMRKEINEILQYPENSAGSVMTTEYVKLSPGMTVGDAILRIRRTGVDKETIYTCYVLDNRILVGTVSVKSLLLAPNDLQTIDSVMDENVITVTTHTDQEEVARMMSKYNLLAIPVVDRDNRMVGIVTFDDAMDVMEDEATEDIEIMAGMTPSDKTYLRSSPFDLFKHRIPWLSLLMISATFTGLIISGFEDRLAALVCLTAFIPMLMDTGGNSGSQSSVTVIRALSLGELEFADLPKVIWKEFRTALICGGVLALLCFGKVMLIDHLMLKTDGVDFMVALVIAMTMAVTVVCAKMVGCTLPMLAKKLGFDPAVMASPFITTIVDALSLLVYFGIASALLPALREAAAVPADATSIVKQITDHLALAARSMH; encoded by the coding sequence ATGGCGGAGCATTCTGTCACGGTAGAAAACACTTTACAGACACTTCTGGCTGACAAAAAGTACGCAACCATCCGGGACATCCTCGTAACCATGAACCCGGCGGATATTGCCGCGGTCTTTTCCGGTGTGGAGCAGGAAAAGCTGCCGCTGCTTTTTCGTCTGCTGCCGAAGGAACTGGCAGCGGAGAGCTTCGTGGAAATGGAGAGCGAGGAGCAGGAAGCCCTGATCAAGGGTATCAGCGACAGCGAGCTGCGCGAGGTCATGGACGAGCTGTACGTCGACGACGCGGCGGACATCGTGGAAGAGATGCCCGCGAATGTCGTGCAGCGGATCCTGGCGCAGTCCGATCCGCAGATGCGCAAGGAGATCAACGAAATCCTGCAGTATCCGGAGAACTCGGCCGGTTCCGTGATGACCACGGAATACGTGAAGCTGAGCCCCGGCATGACGGTGGGGGACGCGATCCTGCGGATCCGCCGCACCGGCGTGGACAAGGAAACCATTTACACCTGCTATGTGCTGGACAACCGGATCCTGGTGGGCACCGTATCGGTGAAGAGCCTGCTGCTCGCGCCGAACGACCTGCAGACGATTGACAGCGTCATGGATGAAAACGTCATCACGGTGACCACCCATACCGACCAGGAAGAAGTGGCCCGGATGATGAGCAAGTACAACCTGCTTGCGATCCCGGTTGTCGACCGGGACAACCGGATGGTCGGTATCGTCACATTCGACGACGCCATGGACGTTATGGAAGACGAGGCCACCGAGGACATCGAGATCATGGCCGGTATGACGCCGAGCGACAAGACCTACCTGCGGTCTTCGCCGTTCGACCTGTTCAAGCACCGGATTCCCTGGCTGAGCCTCCTGATGATTTCCGCCACGTTCACGGGCCTGATCATTTCCGGGTTCGAGGACCGGCTGGCCGCGCTGGTCTGCCTGACCGCGTTTATCCCGATGCTGATGGACACCGGCGGTAACTCCGGTTCCCAGTCGTCGGTTACGGTGATCCGTGCGCTGTCCCTGGGCGAACTGGAGTTCGCGGACCTGCCGAAGGTCATCTGGAAGGAATTCCGCACAGCCCTGATCTGCGGCGGCGTGCTGGCGCTGCTCTGTTTCGGCAAGGTGATGCTGATTGACCACCTGATGCTGAAGACCGATGGTGTGGATTTCATGGTGGCCCTGGTGATCGCCATGACGATGGCGGTGACCGTGGTGTGCGCGAAGATGGTCGGCTGTACGCTGCCGATGCTGGCGAAGAAGCTGGGCTTTGACCCGGCGGTAATGGCCAGCCCGTTCATCACCACAATTGTGGACGCGCTGAGCCTGCTGGTTTACTTCGGAATCGCCAGCGCCCTGCTGCCTGCCCTGCGTGAAGCCGCGGCCGTACCGGCGGATGCCACCTCCATTGTGAAGCAGATCACAGACCACCTGGCGCTGGCCGCCCGGTCAATGCACTGA
- a CDS encoding flippase codes for MSTRKNAAYNIAYRVFSVLLPLVTMPYLTRVCGQDGVGLYSYAWTISEFFCLAAMLGLNDYGVRAVAQVRDDRAKLDRTFSAIWQMQLLTAGSALLAWFGYVFLFAGDEKYIALHLTMMSVSCLCSFDWALMGLDQFKPVALRNTFVKLAAAACVFIFVKSKADLWVYALVWSLATLLGNLSCVTAMRGRVKYTPVPMRESLKHLGPCAVLFISVLAVSIYRKMDKVMVTLISGEAQNGLYEAAEKVIYCLSGFISAIGTVMLPKVTHMREKGETEKIARHIDRSMDLVICMVSAMAFGIAAVADRLAPLYFGEDFRASGILMALLGFTLIMIGFANVIRTQVVLPSKRDHIFVRSVCCGAAVNLTANLCLIPRMGAMGAVIGTLLAEMTVPVVQFILLRKELPYGKYMRHVLAYAVIGGIMLLCVRGIGMLLPTETWVNLGIQMVSGAAVYGILCLIYWKLAKKGLFWKD; via the coding sequence ATGAGTACCCGTAAGAACGCGGCCTACAACATCGCGTACCGGGTGTTCTCCGTCCTTCTTCCGCTTGTGACGATGCCGTACCTCACCCGTGTATGCGGGCAGGACGGCGTCGGTTTATATTCCTACGCGTGGACGATCAGCGAATTCTTCTGCCTGGCGGCCATGCTGGGCCTGAACGATTACGGCGTGCGGGCGGTCGCCCAGGTGCGGGACGACCGGGCAAAACTGGACCGCACTTTCTCCGCCATCTGGCAGATGCAGCTGCTGACGGCGGGCTCGGCGCTGCTGGCCTGGTTCGGCTATGTGTTCCTGTTCGCCGGCGATGAAAAGTACATCGCCCTGCACCTGACGATGATGAGCGTGAGCTGCCTGTGCAGCTTTGACTGGGCCCTGATGGGCCTGGACCAGTTCAAACCCGTGGCCCTGCGGAACACCTTTGTGAAGCTGGCCGCCGCGGCATGCGTGTTTATCTTTGTAAAAAGCAAGGCGGACCTGTGGGTGTACGCGCTGGTATGGAGCCTGGCCACGCTGCTGGGCAACCTGAGCTGCGTGACGGCCATGCGGGGCCGCGTGAAGTATACCCCGGTGCCGATGCGGGAAAGCCTGAAGCACCTGGGCCCCTGCGCGGTGCTGTTCATCTCCGTGCTGGCGGTGAGCATTTACCGGAAGATGGACAAGGTGATGGTAACGCTGATTTCCGGCGAGGCCCAGAACGGGCTGTACGAGGCCGCTGAAAAGGTGATTTACTGCCTGAGCGGGTTCATCTCCGCCATCGGCACGGTGATGCTGCCGAAGGTGACGCATATGCGGGAAAAGGGCGAAACGGAAAAGATCGCCCGGCATATCGACCGGAGCATGGACCTGGTGATCTGCATGGTGAGTGCCATGGCCTTCGGCATCGCCGCAGTGGCGGACCGGCTGGCGCCGCTGTACTTCGGGGAAGATTTCCGCGCTTCCGGAATCCTGATGGCGCTGCTGGGCTTTACGCTGATCATGATCGGCTTTGCCAACGTCATCCGCACCCAGGTGGTGCTTCCGTCGAAGCGGGACCATATCTTCGTGCGCAGCGTATGCTGCGGCGCGGCGGTGAACCTCACCGCCAACCTGTGCCTGATTCCGCGGATGGGCGCCATGGGCGCCGTCATCGGCACCCTGCTGGCGGAGATGACCGTGCCGGTGGTGCAGTTCATCCTCCTGCGGAAGGAGCTTCCGTACGGAAAGTATATGCGCCATGTACTGGCCTACGCGGTCATCGGCGGGATCATGCTGCTGTGCGTGCGGGGCATCGGAATGCTGCTGCCGACGGAAACCTGGGTGAACCTGGGAATCCAGATGGTGTCCGGCGCGGCGGTTTACGGGATCCTGTGCCTCATTTACTGGAAGCTGGCAAAGAAAGGCCTTTTCTGGAAAGACTGA